From Juglans regia cultivar Chandler chromosome 8, Walnut 2.0, whole genome shotgun sequence, the proteins below share one genomic window:
- the LOC109018856 gene encoding potassium transporter 1-like — protein sequence MANDDVVEAMAEVLKEEDSMELKEQKKNSWQRLQRHDSLDIESSLFPGHDSKAVKWSVILHLAFQSIGVVYGDIGTSPLYVYASTFTDGIKDNDDILGVLSLIFYTLTLIPLFKYVLIVLQANDNGEGGTFALYSLICRYAKVGLIPNQQAEDADLSNYQMELPNKGLQRASRLKSRLENSNFAKYFLLFASMLGTSMVIGDGVLTPCISVLSAVDGIKIKAPHAMTEDRIVWISAAILVLLFMVQRFGTDKVGYSFAPIICVWFALIGGIGVYNFIIYDPTVAKAINPKYIVDYFRRNKKAAWVSLGGIVLAITEELESAKVLDSELRMQVSFFLVNCLNVGAAYDYVININKEGYETILIIFGEERVV from the exons ATGGCCAATGATGATGTAGTAGAAGCCATGGCTGAAGTATTGAAGGAAGAAGATTCCATGGAGCTCAAAGAgcagaaaaaaaattcatggcaAAGGTTACAGAGACATGACTCTCTGGACATCGAGTCCAGCTTGTTTCCAGGCCATGACTCCAAG GCTGTGAAATGGTCAGTGATATTGCATCTAGCATTCCAAAGTATTGGCGTGGTGTACGGGGACATTGGAACGTCTCCACTGTACGTGTATGCGAGCACCTTCACAGATGGCATCAAGGACAACGATGACATCTTGGGAGTTCTTTCTCTCATCTTTTATACTCTCACCTTGATTCCTCTCTTCAAATATGTCTTGATTGTCTTACAGGCCAACGATAATGGcgaag GAGGGACGTTTGCCTTGTACTCTCTCATATGCCGGTATGCCAAGGTAGGTTTGATACCCAATCAGCAGGCCGAGGACGCTGACTTGTCAAATTACCAGATGGAGTTGCCAAACAAAGGTCTACAGAGGGCATCGAGGCTCAAGTCCAGGCTAGAGAATAGCAACTTTGCTAAGTACTTCCTCTTGTTTGCCTCAATGCTTGGTACTTCCATGGTGATAGGGGACGGCGTTCTCACTCCCTGTATTTCAG TTTTATCGGCTGTTGATGGGATTAAGATAAAGGCCCCACATGCAATGACAGAAG ATAGGATTGTTTGGATATCAGCGGCGATCTTGGTGCTACTATTCATGGTACAAAGATTTGGAACAGACAAAGTGGGCTACAGCTTTGCTCCGATCATCTGCGTTTGGTTTGCCTTAATCGGTGGCATTGGCGTTTACAATTTCATCATATACGATCCAACTGTTGCTAAAGCCATAAATCCAAAGTACATCGTAGATTATTTTCGGAGGAATAAAAAAGCTGCTTGGGTTTCCCTTGGTGGTATTGTACTCGCTATAACAG AAGAACTTGAGAGTGCCAAGGTCCTTGATTCTGAATTGAGAATGCAAGTGAGCTTTTTCTTGGTTAATTGCCTTAATGTTGGGGCTGCCTATgactatgtcatcaacataaacaaggaAGGCTATGAAACCATTCTCATCATTTTTGGTGAAGAAAGAGTAGTCTGA